One Mycobacteroides abscessus ATCC 19977 genomic window carries:
- a CDS encoding type I polyketide synthase: MTVEMDAPTTETGLADIAIVGMQCRFAGADDVDKYWSLLSEKREGARSLDGLAAAPGWVRREAAIDGIELFDATFFGYPPAEAAMIDPQHRLFLECAYHVFEQAGYDPDRYEGLVGVYAGSGQSSYLIANVLPHLGVSPSSADALPAGFANSPGSLPGRVSYHLNLTGPSIAVSTACSTSLVAVHLACQELLDYRCDLALAGGVSLNPHPGKGYRHTPNGPLSPDGRCRAFDAAAAGMFPGDGVGVVLLKRLSDALADGDRIRAVVKGSAVNNDGRHKTGFTAPSVTAQSEVIMAAHAVAGVEASSIGMVEAHGTGTPVGDPIEVAALTKAFRESTDRTGYCMLGSAKTNIGHTDTAAGVAGLIKAVLSIEHGVIPANLHYSAENPLLDLAGSPFRVAADTVDWPEGDGPRRAGVSAFGIGGTNAHVVLEQAPDHVEAESPGTDGGLESLLVLSAATPSALDQQAKQLADYVRSNSEVDPADVADTLQWGRRKLPYRRSVVCGSAKQAVSLLTAPAQATRASDGAVPLVLLLPGGGAQYVGMGRGLYETEEVFRSSIDQCAQILVQHCDIDLRSHLYGDGGLDEQRLDVVFPAVVATEYALATQLAAWGLTPNAMLGHSLGEYTAACLSGVIDIDQVLPLVSARGRLFARMGGATTSILLPTADVTPLLSGRLVVSGITDASSCTVSGPAAEIGALEQELEIRGVQFQRVRVSMAVHSPELDPVLGEFADILAGVTLRPPRVPYLSNVTGTWIRPEEAIDPGYWIRHSREPVQLAAGFGELAGLPDAVLLEVGPGQTLTRLAQPQGDASFAAFATMRHRDDRRSDRRALLAAVGKAWEYGVDIDWSLFSGGRRPARVELPGYPFERQRYWIAPSDGIQPIASPEATVPVWRSTTPVIPAAELPTARWLVLVGEGTEARQFAAEFAETIGTAVDLLEPGLAPASGEYEHVVFLGDAHAARIDRDRYAQLVDAVDVAGSGVSVHVCLSNAFDVTGAEELDARQWLAFGAAQWLRRSAEARTVDVVDMDRPDVRTLIAELSVPGVNRTVAYRNGRRWILDGEPVQGTAAAWSNAAADLRGESIEVGAVQGSASASNALDDLCTRHVCAHLRSAGVALTPGAEFSRAELIARLGVVPDYHKMVDAFIRILSEDGIVASENGRLRVLKEAPTAVPDLGRWCADHPELASWAQLLDQCVGGYDDVLRGRIAGNEVVTPGGDDGLYRTVTEQRIVHSDFATYRDLIGRTLAGLAVNASPARPLRVLEIGAGRGYLTWPVIHALRGLPPGAVEYHVTDIGRSFVVAAQQQAESEGLDFVRFAALDIVADPAGQSVPLDAFDVVLAFNVLHVAPDLTGAIRNTAAFTAPGGLVFILEATCEGRGDSLIDPLLTGWLDFDDDMRTDSPLVAPQQWAALLDANGFAGSTIYDSGPAGDHALIIAERPEPVRTLHPDFDRAVAAIEEIAASEPSAQRMMLTGPGTESIDAAMTEAYAHGTLAVRYRAGVADWTFVDSSACGASAVTPDRLAEVLTAPAVPAIALCGPTATAAHEGQESVPMPKESASANSSFNQRPTLATEYCAPRSELEERIAAIWRRFFGYDRIGVNDRFLELGGESLLAMQIAAEQRNALGIEVSMRQLLESTTVADIAAAMTNVPTKQDASTPPTPPARRGRAARRTADGVILLEGVHE; the protein is encoded by the coding sequence GTGACCGTGGAGATGGATGCACCGACCACCGAGACAGGGCTGGCCGATATTGCCATCGTCGGGATGCAGTGCCGCTTCGCCGGAGCCGATGACGTCGACAAGTACTGGTCGCTACTTTCGGAAAAACGAGAAGGAGCACGATCTTTGGATGGGCTGGCGGCGGCGCCCGGGTGGGTGCGCCGCGAGGCCGCTATTGACGGAATCGAACTCTTCGACGCCACATTCTTCGGTTACCCGCCGGCCGAGGCCGCGATGATCGATCCGCAGCATCGGCTCTTCCTCGAGTGCGCTTACCACGTGTTCGAGCAGGCCGGCTACGACCCGGATCGCTACGAGGGACTGGTCGGGGTATACGCGGGCTCCGGACAATCGAGCTACCTCATCGCCAATGTGCTTCCCCATCTGGGTGTCAGTCCTTCTTCGGCAGATGCATTGCCGGCCGGATTCGCCAATTCGCCGGGGTCGCTTCCCGGCCGAGTCTCCTACCATCTGAATCTGACCGGTCCGAGTATTGCGGTCAGCACGGCATGTTCGACGTCGCTCGTGGCGGTACACCTGGCATGTCAGGAACTGCTGGACTATCGATGTGACCTGGCTTTGGCCGGTGGAGTGAGCTTGAATCCTCACCCGGGCAAGGGTTATCGACACACACCTAACGGGCCGCTCTCTCCTGATGGCCGGTGCCGGGCCTTCGATGCCGCCGCGGCAGGCATGTTTCCAGGTGACGGCGTGGGAGTTGTGCTGCTCAAGCGTCTGTCCGACGCGCTGGCCGATGGCGACCGAATCCGGGCCGTTGTCAAGGGAAGCGCGGTCAACAACGACGGACGGCACAAGACCGGGTTCACCGCCCCCAGTGTCACTGCCCAGAGCGAGGTCATCATGGCGGCGCACGCGGTTGCCGGGGTAGAGGCGAGTTCGATCGGCATGGTCGAGGCACATGGGACGGGTACGCCGGTGGGCGATCCCATCGAAGTGGCGGCGCTGACCAAGGCGTTCCGGGAATCCACTGATCGGACTGGCTACTGCATGCTGGGCTCCGCCAAGACGAATATCGGTCATACCGACACCGCAGCCGGGGTGGCGGGGCTCATCAAGGCCGTGCTGTCCATCGAGCATGGCGTAATACCCGCGAATCTGCACTACAGCGCCGAGAATCCGCTGCTGGACCTGGCCGGTAGTCCGTTCCGCGTGGCGGCCGACACTGTGGACTGGCCCGAGGGAGACGGACCGCGCCGCGCTGGTGTGAGCGCCTTCGGGATCGGCGGCACCAACGCGCACGTGGTGCTGGAACAGGCACCGGATCACGTCGAGGCTGAGTCCCCCGGGACCGATGGCGGCCTCGAGTCCTTGCTGGTTTTGTCGGCCGCCACCCCGTCAGCGCTGGACCAACAAGCCAAGCAACTGGCCGATTATGTCCGTAGCAATAGTGAAGTCGATCCAGCAGATGTTGCCGACACTCTGCAATGGGGCCGCCGAAAACTGCCCTATCGGCGTTCGGTGGTGTGTGGGTCGGCGAAGCAGGCGGTGTCGCTGCTGACGGCTCCTGCGCAGGCGACCCGCGCTAGTGACGGAGCGGTACCGCTGGTTTTGTTGTTGCCGGGAGGCGGGGCGCAGTACGTCGGGATGGGCCGTGGACTTTACGAAACCGAGGAGGTCTTCCGGTCGTCGATCGATCAGTGCGCTCAGATCCTGGTGCAGCACTGCGATATCGACCTGCGCAGCCATCTATATGGGGACGGGGGGCTCGATGAGCAGCGGCTCGATGTCGTCTTCCCGGCCGTGGTGGCCACCGAGTACGCACTGGCGACTCAGCTTGCGGCCTGGGGGCTGACACCGAACGCGATGCTCGGGCACAGCCTCGGCGAATACACAGCGGCATGCCTGTCCGGCGTAATCGATATTGATCAAGTCCTGCCGCTGGTTTCGGCGCGCGGACGGTTGTTCGCCCGAATGGGTGGTGCCACGACGAGCATCCTGTTGCCGACAGCCGATGTCACGCCGTTGTTGAGCGGTCGGCTCGTTGTTTCCGGTATCACCGACGCATCCTCGTGCACCGTTTCCGGACCAGCTGCCGAAATTGGGGCACTGGAACAGGAATTGGAAATACGTGGCGTGCAATTCCAGCGCGTGCGGGTATCGATGGCCGTGCATTCTCCAGAGTTGGACCCCGTGCTCGGCGAGTTCGCGGATATCTTGGCCGGTGTTACGCTGCGCCCGCCGCGAGTACCGTACCTATCGAATGTCACGGGTACCTGGATCCGGCCGGAAGAGGCGATCGATCCGGGTTACTGGATCAGGCACAGCCGTGAGCCGGTGCAATTGGCCGCGGGATTCGGTGAGCTGGCCGGCTTACCAGATGCCGTCCTGCTGGAGGTTGGCCCCGGCCAGACTTTGACCAGACTTGCCCAGCCGCAAGGTGACGCCTCATTCGCGGCTTTCGCCACGATGCGGCACCGCGACGACCGGCGGAGCGACCGGCGCGCATTGCTTGCGGCCGTGGGAAAGGCATGGGAGTACGGCGTCGACATCGACTGGAGCCTGTTCTCGGGCGGCCGGCGTCCGGCACGTGTCGAACTGCCGGGCTATCCCTTCGAGCGGCAGCGATACTGGATCGCCCCGTCCGACGGTATACAGCCGATCGCCAGTCCAGAGGCGACTGTCCCGGTGTGGCGCAGCACCACACCGGTGATTCCCGCTGCGGAGTTGCCCACGGCGCGTTGGCTGGTTCTGGTCGGCGAGGGGACGGAGGCTCGTCAGTTCGCCGCCGAGTTCGCCGAAACAATCGGCACCGCTGTCGATCTGCTGGAGCCGGGGCTGGCACCCGCCTCGGGCGAATACGAGCACGTGGTCTTCCTTGGCGATGCCCACGCAGCGAGGATTGACCGCGATCGGTACGCGCAATTGGTGGATGCCGTGGATGTCGCGGGTTCAGGGGTGTCGGTGCACGTGTGCCTGTCCAACGCCTTCGATGTCACCGGGGCAGAAGAGCTCGATGCCCGCCAATGGCTCGCGTTCGGCGCGGCCCAATGGCTACGGCGTAGCGCCGAAGCGCGCACCGTGGATGTGGTGGACATGGACCGGCCTGATGTTCGAACGCTGATTGCGGAACTCTCCGTGCCCGGCGTCAATCGGACGGTCGCCTATCGCAACGGGCGACGCTGGATCCTGGACGGCGAGCCCGTCCAGGGGACCGCGGCAGCGTGGTCGAACGCCGCTGCAGACTTGCGTGGAGAGTCGATTGAGGTTGGGGCCGTCCAGGGATCGGCATCGGCGTCGAATGCGCTGGACGACTTGTGCACCCGGCACGTATGTGCGCACTTGCGAAGCGCGGGTGTAGCCCTGACACCAGGAGCCGAGTTCTCACGCGCCGAGTTGATTGCCCGACTGGGAGTGGTGCCGGACTACCACAAGATGGTGGACGCGTTTATCCGCATTTTGAGCGAGGACGGAATCGTTGCCAGCGAGAACGGCAGGCTGCGGGTCCTCAAGGAGGCACCTACGGCCGTGCCAGACCTCGGGCGCTGGTGCGCCGACCATCCCGAGCTGGCGTCATGGGCCCAGCTACTCGACCAATGCGTCGGGGGATATGACGACGTCCTGCGTGGGCGGATTGCCGGCAATGAGGTCGTCACGCCGGGCGGGGATGACGGTCTGTATCGGACCGTTACCGAACAACGCATCGTGCACAGCGATTTCGCTACATACCGCGACTTGATCGGCAGGACGCTCGCCGGGCTGGCCGTGAACGCCTCCCCGGCGCGACCGCTGCGCGTTCTTGAAATCGGTGCGGGCCGAGGTTATTTGACGTGGCCGGTGATTCATGCGCTGCGCGGCCTGCCGCCCGGCGCGGTGGAATACCACGTCACCGATATCGGCCGGTCCTTTGTGGTGGCCGCTCAGCAGCAGGCCGAATCGGAGGGGCTGGATTTCGTACGCTTCGCCGCGCTCGATATTGTCGCGGATCCGGCCGGACAGAGTGTGCCGCTCGATGCGTTCGACGTCGTCCTGGCGTTCAATGTGTTGCATGTGGCACCGGACCTGACTGGCGCTATTCGCAATACCGCCGCATTCACCGCCCCCGGCGGCCTGGTGTTCATACTGGAAGCCACGTGTGAAGGGCGCGGCGACTCACTGATCGATCCGCTGTTGACCGGTTGGCTCGATTTCGACGACGACATGCGGACCGATTCACCGCTGGTGGCGCCGCAGCAGTGGGCGGCGTTGCTTGACGCCAACGGATTCGCCGGTTCGACCATCTATGACTCCGGTCCGGCAGGTGACCATGCGCTGATTATCGCCGAACGTCCGGAGCCGGTGCGCACTCTGCATCCGGACTTCGATCGGGCGGTCGCCGCGATCGAGGAGATCGCGGCATCGGAACCGTCGGCGCAACGCATGATGCTTACCGGGCCGGGCACGGAATCCATCGACGCCGCGATGACCGAGGCGTACGCCCATGGCACCCTCGCGGTCCGATACCGGGCCGGTGTCGCGGACTGGACCTTTGTCGACAGTTCGGCCTGCGGCGCGAGCGCGGTGACGCCAGACCGATTGGCCGAGGTACTCACCGCGCCCGCGGTGCCCGCGATAGCACTGTGTGGTCCGACGGCCACAGCGGCACACGAGGGGCAGGAATCGGTACCGATGCCGAAGGAATCGGCATCGGCGAACTCGTCATTCAATCAGCGGCCGACACTCGCGACGGAGTACTGCGCACCCCGTTCGGAACTGGAGGAACGCATCGCCGCCATCTGGAGGCGTTTCTTCGGCTACGACCGCATCGGCGTAAACGACCGCTTCCTCGAACTCGGTGGTGAGTCGTTACTGGCCATGCAGATTGCCGCCGAACAACGCAATGCGCTAGGGATCGAAGTAAGCATGCGGCAATTGCTCGAATCTACAACCGTGGCCGATATCGCCGCAGCCATGACGAATGTGCCGACGAAACAAGACGCTTCAACTCCGCCCACACCGCCCGCACGTCGCGGACGTGCCGCGCGGCGTACCGCGGACGGCGTCATACTGCTTGAGGGAGTGCACGAGTGA
- a CDS encoding condensation domain-containing protein → MTAVDYRPAPESGEEIILFRASFAQQRMWFLSRLEPGSHYYNVPIVLHFRGAVRRDALQRALAGMVSRHEILRTTFVEVEGEVMQAVAADSAVPVPLTAIESSAAHSLPPIARPEVRTAVLELVCTPFDLSSGPLLRAHLLDVQDGEYLLVLTMHHIIVDGWSIGVICKELRELYASEVGGIPAALPSLELQIGDLAEQEHELMSAPTRERHLAYWRSQLAGDLSAPALPFDRDRPSRNVFHGATVDFTLSPSDTAVIAAFGRDRDATIFATLLAAFYALLYRYSGSDDQVVGAPMANREDHRVSALIGLFVNTVPLRARVDPNAGFAALVSHVREVTLGAYEHQELPLEQIIDEVAPTRLPGRNPMVAVLFAMQSPPPVDLDFAGTRASFVGVPTGTTRADVEMHFWPLGDRIGVQFVYSTELFDAATVEQMRDDYTALLRAALASPHLPIGHLPLGAGEALVVQSLAPMFRHAENSVAIVDAGVEITHAHLRKTAAQLVAAMPGVRGGTVVLGFERGSDLVAAVVAAVSAGAGRLVWLPASLPAPYREHSLRQLAPTAVVDDATVADAAATGIRAMGESETLNTDAAVGLLDSSLAELLVALLYSGRIDLKNDAPASRAVLTADGRSAPPGVLGELCIGRPGEGVLPTGIQARMRRDSSVEIAHTVRGCVWDGNRWADLTTVEAVLIDHELVDDCAVLSRRINSGTAELVAYVATSAPASTRRLAEIARTVLPPLLVPRAFVPVAALPVTPAGALDSAALARLPVIDDELVEQWSARLPEATMVRAVPDIDEAPSVLVGDPNPPAKQAPAAPGAQPGGQEPSVLHGGPAVIPVVASLPGALTRAAREAATTELVFLDESGTERTLNYAEVLDSAQRVLGGLRAVGMAPGDLAIVHLSRNDDFVAAIWGCFLGGIVPVPVAPNVVGGTEKVAAAWHTLKQPLIVGEIPQPVAHQGARVLLIGDLLTHEPDTDHHEPDPDEVALLLLTSGSTGQPKGVQLSHRNILSRSASTAQSNAFGPEDISFNWMPLEHVGGIVMSHLQDVYVHCRQVHAATSWVLADPLRWLTIADRYGVTNTWAPNFAFGLIADRLAETPDAAQFDLTRLRFILNGGEAIVPRVARRFLRMMEGFGLPRNAMRPSWGMSETSSGVVFSQNFSIETTADTDEFTDLGGPIPGTRLRVADMDGSVVPEGQIGRVQISGPTVTRGYYADPERTAEAFATDGWFDTGDLGRIRAGVLTLTGRAKDIIIVNGVNYSCHAIESAVEESPLVISSYVAAIAVRLPGSDTDGLAIVFSAQAAVAEEDVLADVRARVLAVGPNPDLLIPVPPESIPKTDIGKIQRNLLRQQFAEGKFADIVRRVRTSGAPTDTIPNWFFRPLWHRRDRLRPSVPVDGAVLLLGDSGALGSLLADRLRAQGAHVVCAAVADVAERSDRPAGVGAVQTVVYLAAPQEDDAKAKNHPELLAGSLLDVARIVRSVTNGRFNEPPPAVYVVGRGIERVANTDMADPELAPIPVLLRSAVAEMPGLRVRFIDLDPRDLAAGADDIVGELGYATNDIEVAYRDGVRWVKGLQRLPDDATLAAQIPSGAVHLISGGLGGLAYELARMLIERFDGRVLLVGHRDPDERQLAAYRRLCDIAGGASVRLEVADVCDTGRVWDAVTAAENAWGIQLAGIWHLAGIYREQSLAAMTDAEFADIARAKVGGARALHAIALHRPGIRFVSFSSVNGFFGGSTVGGYSVANAYLDAFALYQRRTCGIAAHSVAWTMWDRVGMSAQVEHVEGTRARGYRVVGRVAALNSLLVALAHDEPHVLVGLDDTKPAIRARLSGVAPAGQVLVADLAEAVPGFADMPLRDKYDAIVPTRVQSAGVARTFVAARDETERRVSGIWRRVLGSDHFGVTDSFFDIGGNSVLLALAQRLVQEEFGCQIALVDLFRYPTVSSLAVYLSSREFASDPSDPEPVAVADAGVGSGRARIRQEARRRRRAR, encoded by the coding sequence GTGACAGCCGTCGACTACCGTCCCGCACCTGAGTCGGGTGAGGAGATCATTCTCTTCCGGGCGTCCTTCGCGCAGCAGCGCATGTGGTTCCTGAGTCGGCTGGAACCCGGCAGCCACTATTACAACGTCCCGATCGTCCTGCATTTCCGCGGAGCGGTGCGCCGTGACGCGCTCCAGCGCGCGCTCGCGGGAATGGTTTCCCGACACGAGATCCTGCGGACAACCTTCGTCGAGGTGGAGGGCGAAGTGATGCAGGCGGTGGCTGCCGACTCGGCGGTACCGGTTCCGTTGACGGCAATCGAATCCTCCGCGGCGCACTCGTTACCGCCCATAGCGCGTCCCGAGGTGCGCACGGCGGTGCTTGAGCTGGTGTGCACCCCGTTCGACCTGAGCAGCGGACCGCTGCTGCGGGCACATCTGCTCGACGTGCAGGACGGTGAATACCTTTTGGTGTTGACGATGCACCACATCATCGTCGATGGCTGGTCCATCGGTGTCATATGCAAGGAACTGCGCGAACTCTACGCATCCGAAGTCGGGGGTATTCCTGCGGCATTGCCGTCATTGGAGCTGCAGATCGGCGACTTGGCCGAGCAAGAGCACGAGCTCATGTCGGCACCTACGCGAGAGCGTCATCTCGCGTACTGGCGGTCGCAGTTGGCAGGGGACTTGAGCGCACCAGCGCTGCCGTTCGACCGCGACCGCCCTTCGCGCAACGTGTTTCACGGAGCTACCGTCGACTTCACGCTGTCGCCTTCGGATACGGCAGTGATTGCCGCATTCGGGCGCGACAGGGACGCGACAATCTTCGCGACGCTGCTCGCAGCGTTCTACGCACTGTTGTACCGCTACAGCGGATCTGATGACCAGGTTGTGGGCGCCCCGATGGCGAACCGGGAAGACCACCGGGTCTCCGCGCTCATCGGGTTGTTCGTGAACACCGTTCCGTTGCGTGCCCGGGTCGACCCGAACGCCGGTTTCGCGGCCTTGGTAAGCCACGTCCGCGAGGTAACCCTGGGAGCCTACGAGCACCAGGAACTGCCTCTCGAACAGATCATCGACGAGGTTGCTCCTACGAGGCTTCCCGGACGCAACCCGATGGTGGCTGTGCTGTTCGCGATGCAGAGTCCGCCACCGGTCGACCTCGACTTCGCCGGAACGCGGGCTTCCTTCGTCGGAGTGCCGACAGGCACCACTCGGGCCGATGTGGAAATGCACTTCTGGCCCCTCGGAGATCGCATCGGGGTGCAGTTCGTGTACAGCACCGAATTATTCGATGCCGCCACGGTAGAGCAGATGCGTGACGACTACACCGCACTGTTGCGTGCGGCGCTCGCGTCGCCCCACCTGCCGATAGGCCACCTGCCCCTCGGTGCCGGCGAGGCGCTGGTGGTGCAGAGCCTGGCACCGATGTTCCGGCATGCCGAAAACTCGGTGGCGATCGTCGATGCCGGTGTGGAGATCACACATGCCCACTTGCGCAAGACGGCAGCACAATTGGTGGCCGCCATGCCAGGTGTACGCGGCGGGACGGTTGTGCTTGGGTTCGAACGAGGATCGGACCTCGTGGCTGCGGTGGTGGCAGCGGTGTCCGCTGGTGCAGGGCGGCTGGTGTGGCTACCGGCGTCGCTGCCGGCGCCGTATCGGGAACACTCGTTGCGACAGCTGGCGCCCACAGCGGTCGTGGACGACGCCACGGTCGCCGACGCCGCGGCGACCGGTATTCGCGCGATGGGCGAGTCCGAGACGCTGAACACGGATGCGGCGGTTGGGCTTCTCGACAGCAGCCTCGCCGAGCTTCTCGTCGCGTTGTTGTATTCCGGCAGAATAGATTTAAAGAACGACGCTCCGGCCTCACGTGCTGTGCTGACCGCAGACGGCCGATCGGCGCCACCTGGTGTACTAGGTGAGCTGTGCATCGGCCGGCCCGGCGAAGGCGTGCTGCCTACGGGAATTCAGGCACGAATGCGCCGAGACTCCTCGGTGGAGATTGCGCACACCGTAAGGGGGTGCGTTTGGGACGGTAACCGCTGGGCGGACCTGACCACTGTCGAAGCCGTGCTGATTGATCACGAATTGGTCGACGATTGCGCGGTATTGTCGCGGCGGATCAACTCGGGTACCGCCGAGTTGGTTGCTTACGTCGCAACTTCCGCTCCGGCCAGCACGCGCCGGCTCGCGGAGATCGCGCGAACCGTGCTGCCTCCGCTGCTCGTGCCGCGGGCATTCGTTCCCGTTGCCGCGTTACCGGTTACCCCGGCCGGAGCGCTCGATAGCGCGGCGTTGGCCCGTTTACCGGTGATTGACGATGAGCTGGTCGAGCAATGGTCGGCACGGCTCCCCGAAGCCACCATGGTGCGGGCCGTGCCCGATATAGACGAGGCGCCAAGCGTTCTCGTAGGCGACCCGAATCCACCGGCCAAGCAAGCACCGGCGGCTCCCGGGGCGCAGCCCGGCGGCCAGGAGCCCTCCGTGCTCCATGGCGGGCCCGCGGTGATACCGGTAGTTGCATCTCTGCCCGGCGCGCTGACCCGAGCGGCACGTGAAGCAGCTACGACAGAGCTTGTCTTCCTCGATGAATCGGGTACTGAGCGCACACTGAACTATGCGGAAGTACTCGATTCCGCGCAGCGGGTACTCGGCGGACTGCGAGCCGTGGGAATGGCTCCGGGAGATCTGGCGATTGTTCATCTGTCCCGCAACGACGACTTTGTCGCCGCGATCTGGGGATGTTTCCTTGGCGGTATCGTGCCGGTGCCGGTGGCCCCGAACGTGGTCGGCGGCACCGAGAAAGTGGCGGCGGCCTGGCACACACTGAAACAGCCGCTGATTGTCGGCGAAATCCCGCAGCCGGTAGCGCACCAGGGCGCGCGAGTTCTCCTGATCGGCGATCTGCTGACACACGAACCGGACACCGATCACCATGAGCCCGATCCCGATGAGGTCGCGTTGCTCCTGTTGACGTCCGGCAGTACGGGACAGCCTAAGGGGGTGCAGCTGTCGCACCGCAATATCCTGAGTCGCTCGGCGTCGACCGCGCAAAGCAATGCGTTTGGTCCAGAAGATATCTCCTTCAATTGGATGCCGCTGGAGCATGTAGGCGGCATCGTCATGTCGCATCTGCAAGACGTATATGTGCATTGCCGACAGGTGCATGCGGCCACCTCGTGGGTGCTGGCGGATCCACTGCGCTGGTTGACCATCGCAGACCGTTACGGGGTGACGAACACATGGGCGCCGAATTTCGCATTCGGACTGATCGCCGATCGACTCGCCGAGACGCCAGACGCCGCGCAGTTCGACCTGACCCGTCTGCGCTTCATTCTCAATGGTGGCGAGGCGATTGTGCCACGCGTCGCACGACGATTCCTGCGCATGATGGAGGGCTTCGGCCTGCCACGCAATGCCATGCGGCCTTCGTGGGGTATGTCGGAAACCTCATCGGGAGTGGTCTTCTCCCAGAACTTTTCGATAGAAACCACCGCTGACACCGATGAATTCACTGATCTTGGCGGGCCGATACCGGGCACTCGGCTGCGGGTGGCCGATATGGACGGCTCGGTTGTGCCCGAGGGGCAGATCGGGCGGGTGCAGATCAGCGGGCCTACGGTTACGCGCGGATACTATGCCGACCCAGAACGTACCGCGGAAGCATTCGCTACCGACGGTTGGTTCGACACGGGCGATCTTGGCCGTATTCGGGCCGGTGTGCTGACGCTCACCGGCCGGGCCAAGGACATCATCATCGTCAACGGCGTGAACTACTCCTGCCATGCGATCGAGTCGGCGGTGGAGGAGTCACCTTTGGTGATAAGCAGTTACGTGGCAGCGATCGCGGTGAGGTTGCCGGGCAGCGATACCGACGGCCTGGCCATCGTGTTCAGTGCCCAGGCGGCAGTGGCGGAAGAGGATGTGCTCGCCGATGTCCGTGCCCGCGTGCTGGCGGTCGGTCCCAACCCCGATCTGCTCATTCCTGTTCCGCCGGAGAGCATCCCGAAAACGGACATCGGCAAGATTCAACGCAACCTGCTAAGACAACAGTTCGCTGAGGGCAAGTTCGCCGATATCGTGCGCAGGGTGCGTACGTCTGGCGCGCCCACAGACACCATCCCGAACTGGTTCTTCCGGCCGCTATGGCACCGGCGCGATCGTTTGCGGCCCAGTGTCCCCGTTGACGGCGCGGTGCTGCTATTGGGTGATTCGGGTGCCCTTGGCTCCCTACTGGCAGATCGGTTGCGTGCACAGGGTGCACACGTGGTGTGTGCCGCCGTAGCGGATGTTGCCGAGAGATCCGACCGGCCGGCCGGGGTGGGCGCAGTGCAGACCGTGGTGTACCTAGCCGCACCGCAGGAAGACGACGCGAAGGCGAAGAATCATCCAGAACTGTTGGCAGGAAGCCTTCTCGATGTGGCGCGCATAGTTCGAAGTGTCACCAACGGGCGTTTCAACGAGCCGCCACCGGCAGTGTATGTGGTCGGTAGGGGCATTGAGCGGGTCGCGAATACGGACATGGCGGATCCCGAGCTTGCCCCGATTCCGGTGTTGCTGCGTAGCGCAGTGGCCGAGATGCCGGGGTTGAGAGTCCGCTTCATCGATCTGGACCCCCGCGATCTGGCTGCCGGTGCCGATGACATCGTGGGTGAACTGGGTTACGCCACGAATGACATCGAGGTTGCATATCGGGACGGCGTGCGTTGGGTGAAGGGGCTGCAACGGCTGCCTGATGACGCCACGTTGGCTGCGCAGATTCCTTCCGGCGCTGTGCATCTGATCAGCGGGGGATTGGGTGGGCTGGCCTACGAGTTGGCGCGGATGCTGATAGAGCGCTTCGACGGCCGGGTGCTGCTCGTGGGGCATCGCGACCCCGATGAACGGCAGTTGGCGGCGTATCGAAGATTATGCGATATCGCAGGAGGTGCCTCGGTTCGCCTCGAGGTCGCGGACGTGTGCGATACCGGCCGGGTATGGGATGCGGTCACGGCAGCAGAGAACGCGTGGGGCATCCAGCTGGCCGGCATCTGGCATCTGGCCGGTATCTATCGCGAACAATCGTTGGCCGCGATGACTGATGCGGAGTTCGCCGATATCGCAAGGGCTAAGGTCGGCGGAGCGCGCGCACTGCATGCTATTGCCTTGCACCGCCCCGGTATTCGCTTTGTCTCCTTCTCGTCGGTCAATGGATTCTTTGGCGGTTCCACCGTCGGCGGATACTCGGTCGCGAACGCCTATCTGGATGCCTTTGCCCTTTATCAGCGCCGTACGTGTGGTATTGCCGCGCACAGCGTTGCGTGGACAATGTGGGACCGCGTCGGGATGTCGGCCCAGGTAGAGCACGTCGAGGGCACTCGGGCCAGGGGATACCGCGTCGTCGGCCGCGTCGCGGCGCTGAACTCGCTGCTGGTCGCACTGGCCCACGACGAGCCGCATGTGTTGGTCGGCCTGGATGACACCAAGCCCGCGATTCGTGCTCGGTTGAGCGGTGTGGCACCGGCAGGTCAGGTGCTGGTGGCAGACCTGGCGGAGGCGGTACCGGGGTTCGCCGATATGCCGCTCCGCGACAAGTACGACGCCATCGTGCCCACCCGGGTCCAGTCCGCCGGCGTGGCCCGCACGTTCGTGGCGGCGCGTGATGAGACCGAACGGCGGGTGTCCGGGATCTGGCGGCGGGTGCTCGGATCCGATCACTTCGGAGTGACTGACAGCTTCTTCGATATCGGCGGAAACTCGGTACTACTGGCGTTGGCGCAGCGGCTGGTGCAGGAGGAATTCGGGTGCCAGATCGCCCTTGTGGACCTGTTCCGGTATCCGACGGTGTCCAGTCTGGCGGTCTACCTGTCCAGCCGCGAGTTCGCCAGCGATCCGAGCGATCCCGAACCAGTGGCGGTGGCTGACGCCGGCGTGGGTAGCGGCCGTGCCCGGATTCGTCAGGAAGCGCGCCGGCGCCGCCGCGCACGGTAG